Part of the Phycisphaerales bacterium genome, CCAGAACTTCTTCAAGATGTATGAGCGGCTGGCGGGCATGACGGGCACGGCCGACACCGAGGCCCAGGAATTCAACGACATCTACAGCCTCGACGTCGTGAGCATCCCCACCAACCGCGAGGTGGTCCGCAACGACTACGACGACCTGATGTTCCTCCGCGAGAAGGACAAGTGGGAGGCCATCGTCGACGAGATCAAGGCGTTCCACGACGTGGGGCGGCCCATCCTCGTTGGTACGACCAGCGTGGAGCGGAGCGAGTTCCTCGGCAAGATGCTGCAGCGCAAGCACGGCGTGAAGCACGAGGTGCTCAACGCCAAGCAGCACGAGCGCGAGGCCCACATCGTGGTCAACGCCGGCCAGCTCGGCGCCGTGATGATCGCCACGAACATGGCCGGCCGCGGCACGGACATCAAGCTGGGCAAGTGCTCGCGCGAGCAGCTCATCGACCACTGGCTTCGCCGTGGCATCGCGTCTCGTGAGCTGAAGCCGGACGCGAACGAGGAGCAACTCCGCGAGAACGTCTTCCGCAAGATGGCCCAGACCGAGCTGAAGGGTGACGGCCTGAGCAAGCGGGACGTCGAGCAGATGCCCTTCGAGGAGGTCGAGCTCGCGCTGCTGAAGCACTGGTCGATCACGTACACCTACATGACCGACAAGCAGGTGCAGGCCGCCACGTGCGACGAGCTCATGGCCGAGCTCGATGCGTGCGGTCGGTTCCTGATCCACCGCATCCGCTGGTTCGACAACATCGAGGACATGGGCGGGCTGCACGTCATCGGCACCGAGCGGCACGAGAGCCGGCGCATCGACAACCAGCTCCGCGGCCGTTCGGGCCGCCAGGGCGACCAGGGCTCGACGCGGTTCTTCGTGAGCCTGGAAGACCCGCTCATGAAGATGTTCGCGGGGGCGGCCATGCAGAACTTCCTGTCGAAGGTCGGCGGCATGAAGGAGGGCGACGCCATCGAGCACCCGTGGCTGAGCAAGAGCTTCGAGCGGGCCCAGCGGAAGGTCGAGGAACGCAACTTCCAGATCCGCAAGAACATCCTCGAGTACGACGAGGTCATGGAGCACCAGCGGCAGTTCTTCTACGGCCTGCGACAGCGGGCGCTCGAGGGCCGCGACGTGAAGGGCCTGGTGCTGGGCTACATCGACGTGGTCATCGACGAGGCCTGCGAGCAGTACCTCGACAAGGACTACCCCGCCGAGTGCGCCGCCGAGTACGCCAAGCAGCAGCTCGACTGCTCGATCATGCCCGATCGCCTGCGTGGCAAGGACCACGAGGAGATGGACGCCGCCATCCGCCGAGAGGCCAAGGAAGACGCGCGGCAGATGATCGACCTGACGCTGGGCGAATACATGCCCATGGAGGGCTCGGAAGTCAGCGTCGACTTCGATTCGGCCGGCCTGATCAACTGGGCCAAGAGCCGCTTCGACGTGGAGTTGCACGCGGCCGACCTCCGCGAGGGCGGGGCGGCCGAGCGACGGCACGTGTTCGACACGCTCGTCGAGCGAGCCCACGAGAAGATCGACGATGCCGACCTGGCCGGCCTGGCTCGCTTTACCGAGAAGCACTACGGTGCCCACGAGCTGGCCAAGTGGGTCAAGGGCCGCTTCGGCTTCGACGTCGAGGTCTCGGCGCTCGTGAAGGCCGAGGAGTCGGAAGAGAACTCGGCCAACGAGTACATCAAGCAGAAGGCCCGCGAGATCTACAACGATCTTGAGGTGAAGTACCCGGCCGAGTTCGCGATGAACGTGACGCGGAACCTCATGCGCACCAGCCCGGGCGACGCGCTGGGCCAGCTCTCGGAGTGGGCCAACCGGCGCTACGAGCTGGGCCTGACCGAAGACCAGCTCCGCAAGACCAATCCGGCGGCGCTGCAGAAGCAGATCGAGCAGGCGTCCAAGGACTTCGTCGATTCGGGACGGCTCGACAAGGAGATCAAGGACGCGCTGGCGTGCCCCAACGACGACACGCTCGATGCGCACCTGAAGCAGCGCTTCAACCTGCGGACCGGCGTGCCCGACTGGATGCGCGGCATGCGCGGCGAGCAGCGCGAGGGCGTGGTGCGAGGTCGCGTCGAGGAGTTGCTGCGGGCCGAGATGCTGCACCTGGAGCGCATGGTGCTGCTCGAGGCGCTCGACAACCAGTGGCGCGATCACCTGTACCAGATGGACCAGCTCCGCGACGGCATCAGCTTCCGCGCCTTCAGCCAGCAGGACCCGCGCATCGCCTTCAAGAGCGAGGGCGCCAAGCTGTTCGGCGAGATGCAGCAGTCGGTGCGCACGCGCGTGACCGACTACATCTTCAAGATCCAGCTCGGCCCCGAGCAGGCCCAGGCACGCAGCGGACTCGGCCCCATGATGGGCGGCCCGCGCGCCGGCGGCGGTGCGCAGCAAGCCGGACCCGGCGGCCAGCCACCGTCGGGCGGCATCACCGGGCCGGGCATGGGCTGATCGGCGTCGATCGCGCGGTATAGTTTTGTTCGGAAAGCCGAACCCCAACGCCATCGCCTGCGGATGGGCTCAAGATTCGGCCACCCTCCCCTCGAAGCCACCGGATCGGCCGGTGGCAGTACCATGGATCGGGCCTGGGGTACGTGCCGGGGCGGGTGATGGGCCCGTTGGCTCCGGCAGGCCGGCAACGCACACGCGGGAGGGGTCGTCGATGTTTCACCTGAGGACGCACGGAGCGAGCGAGAGGCGTGGGTTCACGCTCATCGAGCTGCTGATCGTGATCTTGATCATCTCGGTACTCATTGCGGTGGGGCTGGCCGTCGGCACGCGGGTCATCGCGGGCGGCAAGACGAGCCAGACGCGCGACCTGCTCAAGACGCTCGACAACGTGCTCAACAGCTACGAGCAGGCGACCGATCGATCGCCGCCCGCATCGATCGTGGATCCACGCCTGGCCGAAGGAACGGTCACGGGCACGATCATCTACTTCCCCGTGGCCGACGCGGTGGACGAATCGACGGGCGTGCCGATCAACAGCGTGGGCTTGTTCCTGGCGGAGGCCCGGCGCGTCGCGGGCGTCTCGAACTTGCTCGAGGGATTGGATACCCGAAACTTCCGGGAGTTCGCGTACACCGCCAGCCCCGATCCGGCGCCCGGCGCCACCGAGCCGCTGCTGCCGACCGTGCTCGATGCCTGGGGCAACCCGATTCGATTCGTACACCCGGCCTTCCACGGCGTGCGGCGATCGGCCGAGGCCGTCGTCGACGTCCTGGGCCCCGTGCCGAGCCCGGGTACGGCGTACTTCCCGACGGACATTCGCCGCGACCCGGCCATGAGCGACGGCGACGGCGGGCTGACGACCAACAGCCGGCCGTACTTCTACTCGGCGGGCCCGGACGGCGACCCCTCGACGATCGAGGACAACGTCTACCTGGTAGAGCCCAAGATCCAGAACTGATCTGCGACAGATCCAGGACTGATCGGACCATCGGCTGGGGCGGTCCGGGTCGTCCCGGTCGGGGCGGCGGCGTACCATCACGGCCT contains:
- the secA gene encoding preprotein translocase subunit SecA — its product is MAGNQGIPVIGPVLNKIIGTRNERFVKKYTTKVEQINALSDEMSALTDSEIKSKFRSYRKRIDGGEKAEALLPEVFAIAREAMDRAVGIRNTLNPEHEFDPSGLPEDMQKLHAELMKQAGELPPMLPRTFMGEGPQGAVPDEKDEFLGSTEVIPGWMRVEIPPAFYAAVRELIPESRPPFRTRPFDVQLLGAMVLSQGKIAEMKTGEGKTIVAPLATCLAAVEGMKIHVVTVNDYLVQRDRDWTFPFFHALGMTVGAIHPQHMQPEEIKRHMYRCDVVYGTTSEFGFDYLRDNMKRSVAEQVQRRREFAIVDEVDSTLIDEARTPLIISGPAHEDRPRYEQADELARHLVELNKPWTQADEKAQEAINRIKSIEGDIRTARSKDDAKQMQAELAELKKNLPALEEERDRHTQYYEIKPERKQAYLTHEGIAEAQRKAGVGSFYVDENMDLPHLMEQALRAHVVYELDRDYVIMNSQNPQTGQNEPSVVIVDTFTGRPMIGRQWSDGLHQAVEAKEKVPVKQETQTVATVTIQNFFKMYERLAGMTGTADTEAQEFNDIYSLDVVSIPTNREVVRNDYDDLMFLREKDKWEAIVDEIKAFHDVGRPILVGTTSVERSEFLGKMLQRKHGVKHEVLNAKQHEREAHIVVNAGQLGAVMIATNMAGRGTDIKLGKCSREQLIDHWLRRGIASRELKPDANEEQLRENVFRKMAQTELKGDGLSKRDVEQMPFEEVELALLKHWSITYTYMTDKQVQAATCDELMAELDACGRFLIHRIRWFDNIEDMGGLHVIGTERHESRRIDNQLRGRSGRQGDQGSTRFFVSLEDPLMKMFAGAAMQNFLSKVGGMKEGDAIEHPWLSKSFERAQRKVEERNFQIRKNILEYDEVMEHQRQFFYGLRQRALEGRDVKGLVLGYIDVVIDEACEQYLDKDYPAECAAEYAKQQLDCSIMPDRLRGKDHEEMDAAIRREAKEDARQMIDLTLGEYMPMEGSEVSVDFDSAGLINWAKSRFDVELHAADLREGGAAERRHVFDTLVERAHEKIDDADLAGLARFTEKHYGAHELAKWVKGRFGFDVEVSALVKAEESEENSANEYIKQKAREIYNDLEVKYPAEFAMNVTRNLMRTSPGDALGQLSEWANRRYELGLTEDQLRKTNPAALQKQIEQASKDFVDSGRLDKEIKDALACPNDDTLDAHLKQRFNLRTGVPDWMRGMRGEQREGVVRGRVEELLRAEMLHLERMVLLEALDNQWRDHLYQMDQLRDGISFRAFSQQDPRIAFKSEGAKLFGEMQQSVRTRVTDYIFKIQLGPEQAQARSGLGPMMGGPRAGGGAQQAGPGGQPPSGGITGPGMG
- a CDS encoding prepilin-type N-terminal cleavage/methylation domain-containing protein; this translates as MFHLRTHGASERRGFTLIELLIVILIISVLIAVGLAVGTRVIAGGKTSQTRDLLKTLDNVLNSYEQATDRSPPASIVDPRLAEGTVTGTIIYFPVADAVDESTGVPINSVGLFLAEARRVAGVSNLLEGLDTRNFREFAYTASPDPAPGATEPLLPTVLDAWGNPIRFVHPAFHGVRRSAEAVVDVLGPVPSPGTAYFPTDIRRDPAMSDGDGGLTTNSRPYFYSAGPDGDPSTIEDNVYLVEPKIQN